The proteins below are encoded in one region of Syntrophotalea carbinolica DSM 2380:
- a CDS encoding molybdopterin-containing oxidoreductase family protein codes for MKKDTVCRLCSACCPVEVTIRNGRLTAARRKSSLPPEQCQPCPKLRAAADITYSPNRLTTPLIRDRNGKHNGFRTAGWEEALDAVATRMQQYRQEHGAQSVAWLRGMAADWGAPWDYASRLMHAFGSPNVIGNGSVCHVAREMAHAFTYGAMTIPQIKDAGCIMVWGKNDQNTCPPAFDAILQARRQGARLIVIDPVRTPLAEMADIWLQIKPGYDGLLAMAMIDTIIDEELFDRDFVRQWCLGFDELRRVAQTFTAENIADKLWLTAADIRNTARLYATTSPACIVDGNGLDMQLPVFDATRAVCMLRALTGNLDRPGGDLIPQPVPTRDMQLKERLPADLPPITCNYSLFSSFHHNWGLHAQSSLIDAILEERPYPIRMLIVQSGNPAVTMTDTNRVRQALQKLECLVAIDLFATSTTQLADIVLPAAGCFEKTQLNRAALRHSLVTLQDQVIDCIGDSWPDWKITFELGRRLGLDKEFPWQTVEGAIDYQLQPAGLTTARLRSSPSGIAWCRVEHEKFVSQGFRTPSGKVEFSSPRLAENGYPAVPFGHGFDSPLSDAGQQAAFPFIGISGERCNRYTHSQFRQVPALRKQEPEGYVDIHPEDAQRLAVIDGTLLQVSTPRGCIRMKARISDRIHPGSILIAWGWGEVDPRWSINNLTDDTLRNPVTATPSNRSFMCKVEKCQQADKGV; via the coding sequence ATGAAAAAGGATACCGTATGTCGTCTGTGTTCCGCCTGCTGCCCGGTAGAAGTCACGATCCGCAACGGCAGACTGACCGCGGCCCGGCGCAAATCCTCGCTACCGCCGGAACAATGTCAGCCGTGCCCCAAACTGCGGGCTGCCGCCGACATCACCTATTCCCCCAACCGTCTTACCACCCCGTTGATCAGGGATCGCAACGGCAAACACAACGGCTTTCGCACAGCCGGCTGGGAGGAAGCGCTGGATGCCGTCGCCACCCGTATGCAGCAATACAGACAAGAGCATGGCGCACAATCCGTCGCCTGGTTGCGCGGCATGGCCGCGGACTGGGGCGCCCCCTGGGATTATGCGTCCCGCCTGATGCACGCATTCGGCTCGCCCAATGTCATCGGCAACGGTTCCGTGTGCCATGTCGCACGGGAAATGGCCCACGCCTTCACCTACGGCGCCATGACCATCCCTCAAATCAAAGATGCGGGCTGCATCATGGTATGGGGAAAAAACGACCAGAACACCTGTCCGCCAGCCTTTGATGCCATCCTCCAGGCGCGCCGGCAGGGTGCCCGGCTGATCGTCATCGACCCGGTCCGTACACCGCTGGCGGAGATGGCCGACATCTGGCTGCAGATCAAGCCCGGATATGACGGCTTACTGGCCATGGCCATGATCGACACCATTATCGACGAAGAATTATTTGACCGCGACTTCGTCCGGCAGTGGTGCCTGGGCTTTGACGAGCTGCGCCGCGTTGCCCAGACCTTTACCGCGGAAAACATAGCCGACAAACTCTGGCTGACTGCGGCCGATATCCGCAACACCGCACGCCTTTACGCCACCACCTCGCCGGCCTGCATCGTCGACGGCAACGGTCTCGACATGCAACTGCCGGTGTTCGATGCCACCCGTGCGGTGTGCATGCTGCGCGCGCTGACCGGCAACCTTGACCGCCCCGGCGGCGACTTGATTCCCCAGCCGGTTCCGACCCGGGATATGCAACTGAAGGAACGCCTGCCTGCGGATCTGCCGCCCATCACCTGCAACTATTCCCTGTTCAGCAGCTTTCATCACAACTGGGGGCTGCATGCCCAATCGTCGCTCATCGACGCCATTTTGGAGGAACGCCCCTACCCGATCCGCATGCTGATCGTACAATCCGGCAACCCTGCCGTCACCATGACCGACACCAACCGGGTGCGCCAGGCGCTGCAGAAACTCGAGTGTCTGGTAGCCATCGATCTGTTTGCCACCAGCACCACTCAACTGGCCGATATCGTACTGCCCGCCGCCGGATGTTTTGAAAAAACCCAGCTTAACCGGGCCGCGCTGCGCCACAGCCTGGTCACGTTGCAGGATCAGGTCATCGACTGCATCGGCGATAGCTGGCCGGACTGGAAAATCACCTTTGAACTGGGGCGCAGGCTCGGCCTTGACAAGGAGTTCCCCTGGCAAACCGTCGAAGGGGCCATCGACTACCAGCTCCAGCCGGCCGGCTTGACCACGGCCCGATTGCGCTCATCCCCCTCGGGCATAGCCTGGTGCCGGGTCGAGCATGAAAAATTTGTTTCGCAGGGATTTCGCACGCCGTCGGGCAAGGTCGAATTTTCCTCCCCGAGGCTGGCGGAAAACGGCTATCCGGCGGTGCCTTTCGGGCACGGATTCGACAGCCCCTTAAGTGATGCCGGCCAGCAGGCTGCATTCCCCTTCATCGGCATCAGCGGAGAACGCTGCAACCGTTATACCCACTCCCAGTTTCGCCAGGTTCCCGCCCTGCGGAAACAGGAACCGGAAGGATACGTCGACATCCACCCCGAAGACGCTCAGCGGCTCGCTGTTATCGACGGCACCCTGCTGCAAGTCTCGACCCCCAGGGGCTGCATCCGCATGAAAGCCCGCATCTCCGACCGGATTCATCCCGGATCGATACTCATCGCCTGGGGATGGGGCGAGGTCGATCCGCGCTGGAGCATCAACAACCTGACCGACGATACGCTACGCAATCCCGTGACTGCGACCCCGTCCAATCGCAGCTTCATGTGCAAAGTCGAAAAATGCCAGCAGGCCGACAAAGGTGTTTGA
- a CDS encoding YdgA family protein, whose translation MKKIVIIVGALLVAGLLGATWYSSFQAEKIFAAQAEKTGELYGPAVKVSLDDYTKGLLQSEARTSVVLGKAVPLHLLHKVTHLPWGAKVVTTVNQEAYDEQGLAEIGAYLPLEQLQMVSHFGLTGNSDMRMNIPVMETDRDGLRIRLQGLEMNGSLNAGMDDGDFDFKVASMQVRTPEIQDLTFDGFHGFFNYREQGGFPLGEGVLQLDKILLNREGVAGYELNGLSYRFNSTLTDRTLNQYVDVAFADLAVAGEACSNGRLKFEITGMDADAARALQEVYGSMSAEALAGSDVDPFLIQLQIMSKTVELLQKGMHFKLETLALETAGGNIHAQGFVDVENMQQENRPAFDVKGVRAGATVYFDADAFVSGYRLVSAMQGEQFSAEDLSSQAASLAQSLVSEGILVKTENNGLEAELSFAEGKASLNGKPVSQ comes from the coding sequence ATGAAAAAAATCGTTATTATCGTTGGTGCGTTGCTTGTCGCCGGCCTGTTGGGGGCGACATGGTATTCGAGTTTTCAAGCCGAGAAGATTTTTGCCGCTCAGGCGGAAAAAACCGGGGAGTTGTATGGTCCCGCGGTAAAAGTGAGCCTCGATGACTACACGAAGGGGTTGCTGCAATCCGAGGCTCGAACTTCTGTGGTGTTAGGGAAGGCGGTTCCCCTGCATTTGCTGCACAAGGTGACGCATCTGCCCTGGGGCGCCAAAGTGGTAACGACCGTCAATCAGGAAGCCTACGATGAACAGGGCCTGGCCGAGATAGGTGCGTATCTGCCTTTGGAACAATTGCAGATGGTCAGCCATTTCGGTCTGACCGGCAACTCCGATATGCGGATGAACATACCGGTCATGGAAACGGATCGGGATGGCCTCCGCATCCGACTGCAGGGGCTTGAGATGAACGGCAGCCTGAATGCCGGGATGGATGATGGGGATTTCGACTTCAAGGTTGCCAGCATGCAGGTTCGGACCCCCGAAATTCAGGATCTGACTTTTGATGGTTTTCACGGATTTTTCAACTACCGGGAGCAAGGAGGTTTTCCGCTGGGGGAGGGCGTGCTGCAGTTGGATAAAATCCTCCTCAATCGCGAAGGTGTTGCCGGATACGAACTGAACGGGCTTAGCTACCGTTTTAACAGTACCCTTACCGATCGGACGCTGAACCAATACGTGGATGTTGCCTTTGCAGACCTGGCGGTTGCGGGCGAGGCCTGTAGCAATGGTCGATTGAAATTCGAGATTACCGGCATGGACGCCGATGCTGCCAGGGCACTTCAGGAGGTTTACGGCAGCATGTCGGCGGAGGCCCTGGCCGGGAGCGATGTTGATCCGTTCTTGATTCAATTGCAGATTATGTCAAAGACTGTCGAGTTGCTGCAAAAAGGCATGCATTTCAAACTGGAGACCCTGGCGTTGGAGACCGCCGGCGGAAACATCCATGCACAGGGCTTTGTGGACGTGGAAAACATGCAGCAGGAAAATCGTCCTGCGTTCGATGTGAAAGGTGTCCGTGCCGGAGCGACGGTGTATTTCGATGCGGACGCCTTCGTCTCAGGCTATCGACTGGTCAGCGCCATGCAGGGCGAGCAGTTTTCGGCTGAGGATCTGTCCAGTCAAGCCGCAAGTCTTGCACAATCCCTGGTTTCCGAGGGGATTCTGGTAAAAACCGAAAATAACGGCCTGGAAGCGGAGCTTTCCTTCGCCGAAGGCAAGGCCAGTCTGAATGGCAAGCCCGTATCCCAATAA